A DNA window from Daucus carota subsp. sativus chromosome 3, DH1 v3.0, whole genome shotgun sequence contains the following coding sequences:
- the LOC108215284 gene encoding RPM1 interacting protein 13: MSDFESKVKGDLKKPLLVVDDIIDLNSPSYDDGVEEGTPLRPIFCLKNRNELKDFEDKEDCFILDFDPDESLSISKLSVSSNADDSPDVFLVAEKGQVACRDFPHSRHSCAKYPFSTTDHESYCQLCYCFVCDVAAPCENWDGSSGHCHAINNEAWKLQRKAMQTLQKAVN, encoded by the exons atgagTGATTTTGAGAGCAAAGTTAAAGGGGATCTTAAAAAGCCCCTTCTTGTTGTAGATGACATTATTGATTTGAATTCTCCAAGTTATGATGATGGTGTCGAAGAGGGCACCCCTTTAAGGCCAATCTTTTGTTTAAAGAACAGGAATGAATTGAAGGATTttgaagataaagaagattgctttattttagattttgacCCTGACGAGTCTTTGAGTATTTCTAAGCTCTCTGTTTCTAGTAATGCTGATGATTCTCCTGATGTTTTTCTTGTCGCTGAAAAAGGCCAg GTGGCTTGTAGGGATTTTCCTCATTCGAGGCATAGTTGTGCCAAGTATCCGTTTAGCACTACCGATCACGAAAGCTACTGTCAACTG TGCTACTGTTTTGTGTGCGATGTAGCTGCTCCTTGCGAAAATTGGGATGGATCGAGCGGGCATTGTCATGCTATAAATAATGAAGCCTGGAAATTACAAAGGAAAGCTATGCAAACGCTCCAGAAAGCTGTCAACTGA
- the LOC108213754 gene encoding peroxidase 5: MTSLYITSVFVVLVLVSYNVQELKAQLQVGYYGASCGMAEYIVKDEVRNAFYRDPGLAAGLVRLHFHDCFVRGCDGSVLIDSTASNSAEKDSPANNPSLRGYEVIDNAKARLEAVCRGVVSCADIVAFAARDSVEMTGGLGYDVPAGRRDGRVSLASEASSSLPSPIDNLNQLTRSFANRGLTQEEMVTLSGAHTIGRSHCTSFSNRLYNYNTTSIQDPSIDSLYAQQLKQQCPQKSPDMANLVVPINPSSPAVADTDYYMDVLANRGLHNSDQALLSSPMTANQVAQNAMNPRLWGSKFAAAMVKMGQIGVLTGKAGEIRATCRVIN, translated from the exons ATGACTTCTCTCTACATAACCAGTGTTTTCGTCGTTTTGGTATTGGTTTCGTATAATGTCCAGGAACTGAAAGCTCAGCTTCAGGTTGGATATTATGGCGCTAGTTGTGGCATGGCCGAGTACATTGTCAAAGACGAGGTGAGAAACGCCTTTTACAGAGACCCAGGACTTGCTGCTGGTCTTGTTAGGCTCCATTTTCATGACTGTTTTGTCAGG GGCTGTGATGGATCAGTGCTGATAGACTCGACGGCATCAAACAGTGCTGAAAAGGACTCACCAGCAAACAATCCTAGTCTTAGAGGATATGAAGTGATTGACAATGCAAAGGCTAGGCTCGAGGCAGTATGCAGAGGAGTTGTCTCATGTGCTGATATAGTAGCATTTGCTGCACGCGATAGtgtagaaatg ACCGGAGGGCTTGGTTATGACGTACCAGCTGGAAGAAGAGATGGGAGGGTATCATTAGCTTCAGAGGCATCCAGCAGCCTACCCTCCCCAATAGACAACCTTAATCAACTAACTCGATCTTTTGCAAACCGAGGACTTACCCAAGAAGAGATGGTTACACTATCTG GTGCTCACACCATTGGCCGCTCTCATTGCACATCATTCAGCAACAGACTGTATAACTACAATACCACAAGCATTCAGGACCCAAGCATAGATTCACTATATGCTCAGCAGCTAAAGCAGCAATGTCCGCAGAAAAGTCCAGATATGGCGAACTTGGTTGTGCCAATAAATCCATCTAGTCCAGCAGTGGCAGACACTGACTACTACATGGATGTTTTGGCAAATAGAGGATTGCACAACTCGGATCAAGCTCTATTGAGCAGCCCAATGACGGCAAACCAAGTGGCGCAAAATGCAATGAATCCAAGGCTCTGGGGGTCTAAGTTTGCAGCCGCAATGGTAAAGATGGGTCAGATTGGTGTACTAACAGGGAAGGCAGGTGAAATTAGAGCTACTTGTAGGGTCATAAATTAG
- the LOC108215283 gene encoding nascent polypeptide-associated complex subunit alpha-like protein 2, with the protein MPGPVVDELEIQNKLENEEPIVEDVKEEDDHDDEAADSDDEDDDDDKEEDGTPGGSESSKQSRSEKKSRKAMLKLGMKPVTGVSRVTIKRTKNILFFISKPDVFKSPNSETYIIFGEAKIEDLSSQLQTQAAQQFKMPDIGSVMAKAELPSIAQADEEEEEVDETGVNDRDIELVMTQAGVSRNKAVKALKTHEGDIVSAIMELTT; encoded by the exons ATGCCTGGTCCAGTCGTTGACGAGCTTGAGATCCAAAACAAACTTGag aATGAAGAGCCAATAGTGGAGGACGTCAAGGAAGAAGACGACCACGATGATGAAGCTGCCGATTCCGATGACGAGGATGACGACGATGACAAGGAAGAAGATGGCACTCCAG GTGGTAGTGAAAGTTCAAAGcagagcagaagtgagaagaaAAGTCGTAAAGCAATGTTGAAGCTCGGCATGAAACCGGTGACAGGTGTTAGTAGGGTCACCATCAAGAGAACCAAAAAC ATattattcttcatttcaaaacCTGACGTCTTCAAAAGCCCAAATTCTGAAACATATATCATATTTGGGGAGGCAAAGATAGAGGATTTGAGCTCTCAGCTACAAACACAAGCTGCCCAACAGTTCAAGATGCCGGACATAGGATCTGTGATGGCCAAGGCGGAACTTCCTAGTATAGCTCAGGCTGATGAGGAAGAGGAAGAAGTTGATGAGACTGGTGTGAATGACCGTGACATTGAATTGGTAATGACACAAGCAGGAGTATCAAGAAACAAGGCTGTCAAAGCTCTCAAGACACATGAAGGAGACATAGTCAGTGCTATTATGGAACTCACAACTTAG